The window GTAAAACATAAACAGAAAGGTGAAACAGAGGAAAGATGAAACATAACATCGGATTTTGCAACGCTGTGGATGCATAATTTATTGCATAAGATAAATATCAAcgtaaatagtaaatatattCATACATTACACGATGAacagaaatatacatacatttatacACAAGCATATAATTTGAGGGAATAGTTTCCCGCGCATGCTCGAAAAGTATGACGTTTAACGATTCGCGTGTGTGATTAAGTATTTTGTCACCCGCTGTGTGATTGTGCGGGGAGCCTATAACCTACCACGATTTGTAATTttcctttgaaataaaaattcttatgtTAAATCGTCCTTGCATTTTTATGCCGTGGCCGCTACTACTTTCCTAGGTTCGAGTTTGATATTGAAACCATCTGCTCTCTTCAAGATAATATCAGCTTGTAGTCTGAAATCGGATTCCTTCGAGTTAGATTTTATGCGGAAATTTCTGAGGATCGTCGACAGGATGATCTTCAGTTTGAGCATTGCGTATTTCCTTCCTACACAGGATCGTGGACCAGCCGAGAATGGCACGAACGCGTAATAATGACGTTTTGCGGTATTTTCTGGTAGGAAGTTATCAGGATTGAAGACATCAGGGTTAGGATAGATGCTAGGATGTCGGTGTAGCTTGTAGGTAGCAATGACAACAGTGCAGCCAGCTGGGATTGTGTAGTTTCCACTCactgaaattttcatttttgttaatACTGCTTTtggtagaaaaaaaagaatgtaaGATGTGAAAATCATGATACTAACTGCATTTCAGATCTGTTTTGATCTCCCGAGCGATAATTGGTACAGGTGGGTATAGTCGAAGCGTTTCCAAGAGGCAACGTTCGAGGTATTTCATCTCTAAAGTATCTTGGAAGGTGGCTGGTCTGTCACTGTCACCAAAGATCTCGTCGAGTTcttgaataactttttcttGTACGTCAGGGTGACAACCCATCAATGCAAGGAAGAAGCTGGCTCCGGCTGCAGTTGTATCGTGTCCCTTTTTTTAAACATACCGTTTCATTGACTTCCATCgtgctatattattatattatgtatttacatatatcgAATGTCAGTCTTGTTTGGAATCCTACCTCAAACATAATGGTGTTGACTTGTTCTCTAACTTCCTTATCGGTAAGGATGACGCCTTCTTGACCAGCTTCGATCAAGAGATCAAGAAAAGCTTGTCTCTTCTTCTCACCAACGTCATCATCAACATCTAAATCATCCTTAAGACCGGTCGATTGACCAAATGAAACACCCTCTACGACGGTGGCGTTGTCACcctaaaatttacaaaaatatcgcATCGATAATTCATTTTGTATATCGATTATAGATCGATTTGATCCTTACCTTTTCGTTCTTCTGAACACTAGTGTCGATGATGTTACGCTTTCCGCTCTTGTAATCTTCCTTCTTACGCGAGATGACTTTCTTGGTTAATCCGTGGATAATTTCCAACAATTTGATCTGGTCCTTTCCGTATTTTGTTAGATTGAACAACCAATCAGGTCTGAGCCATACTTTAGTGTGACGAAGATGCAAGATGTCGCACATCCTACGAATAAATTACCCGTTATTTAATTTCGCCTGTAATACACGTGCATAATGTATCGCCGCTTCATTCGTTAAAGACATGTATCCATTTTCCAGTTGTTATGCAATACCGGTTATAACTCGTACAGGACATGCACTCTGGAATATCGGCGAACTTTCTCCGGAGGAAGAAAACGCTTGC is drawn from Bombus terrestris chromosome 12, iyBomTerr1.2, whole genome shotgun sequence and contains these coding sequences:
- the LOC100652170 gene encoding cytochrome P450 4g15, which gives rise to MSTAGPEIVAGSMAAASTTGFSATTVFLSLFIPAVVLYLIYFRLSRQHMLKLAESLPGPPALPIIGNALDLLGSSDTIFQNLLAKAADYKDVVRLWIGPKLVVFLFDPRDIEIILSSNVYIDKSAEYRFFYPWLGDGLLISTGQKWRSHRKLIAPTFHLNVLKSFINLFNANARDVVERMRKEGSKEFDCHDYMSELTVEILMETAMGVSKTTQDRSGFEYAMAVMKMCDILHLRHTKVWLRPDWLFNLTKYGKDQIKLLEIIHGLTKKVISRKKEDYKSGKRNIIDTSVQKNEKGDNATVVEGVSFGQSTGLKDDLDVDDDVGEKKRQAFLDLLIEAGQEGVILTDKEVREQVNTIMFEGHDTTAAGASFFLALMGCHPDVQEKVIQELDEIFGDSDRPATFQDTLEMKYLERCLLETLRLYPPVPIIAREIKTDLKCMSGNYTIPAGCTVVIATYKLHRHPSIYPNPDVFNPDNFLPENTAKRHYYAFVPFSAGPRSCVGRKYAMLKLKIILSTILRNFRIKSNSKESDFRLQADIILKRADGFNIKLEPRKVVAATA